In one Limosilactobacillus oris genomic region, the following are encoded:
- a CDS encoding 2,3-diphosphoglycerate-dependent phosphoglycerate mutase has product MAKLVLIRHGQSEWNLSNQFTGWVDVDLSEKGVEQAKNAGKALKEHGIEFDYAYTSVLKRAIKTLHYALEECDQLWIPETKTWRLNERHYGALQGHNKKKAAEKYGDEQVHIWRRSYDVLPPLLSADDEGSAANDRRYANLDPRTIPGGENLKVTLERVIPLWQDEIAPKLLDNKNVIIAAHGNSLRALSKYIEQISDEDIMNLEMATGQPVVYDFDDKLNVLSKEKY; this is encoded by the coding sequence ATGGCTAAATTAGTACTTATCCGTCACGGTCAAAGTGAATGGAACCTGTCAAACCAATTCACTGGTTGGGTTGATGTGGACCTGAGCGAAAAGGGTGTTGAACAAGCAAAGAACGCTGGTAAGGCCCTGAAGGAACACGGCATTGAATTTGACTACGCCTACACTTCTGTTTTGAAGCGGGCCATCAAGACTTTGCATTATGCTCTGGAAGAATGTGATCAACTCTGGATTCCTGAAACCAAGACTTGGCGTTTGAACGAACGTCACTACGGTGCTTTGCAGGGCCACAACAAGAAGAAGGCTGCTGAAAAGTACGGTGACGAACAAGTTCATATTTGGCGTCGTTCATACGATGTTTTGCCACCACTGCTGAGTGCTGATGACGAAGGTTCTGCTGCTAACGACCGTCGTTACGCTAACCTGGACCCACGGACGATTCCTGGCGGTGAAAACTTAAAGGTGACCCTGGAACGGGTTATCCCATTGTGGCAAGACGAAATTGCTCCAAAGCTGCTTGACAACAAGAACGTTATCATCGCAGCCCACGGTAACTCCCTCCGTGCTTTGAGCAAGTACATCGAACAGATTTCTGACGAAGACATCATGAACCTGGAAATGGCTACTGGTCAGCCAGTCGTTTACGACTTCGATGACAAGCTCAACGTCTTGAGCAAGGAAAAGTATTAA